Genomic DNA from Chloroflexota bacterium:
GTACAACGACTTCGTGATCGTCGGACCGGCGGAGGACCCGGCCGGCATCGCGGGCCTGCAAGACGCACCGGAGGCGTTCCGGCGTCTGGCGGCCAGTGCCTCGCCCTTTGTTTCCCGGGGTGACGATTCCGGGACTCATACCCGGGAAAAGGCACTATGGGCCGCGGCTGGAATCGAGCCAGCCGGCGATTGGTATCTTTCCGCCGGCCAGGGTATGGGTGCCGTCTTGACCATGGCTGATGAACTACAGGCCAATACACTTTCTGATCGAGCCACCTATCTGGCGCGGACCGAATCGGGAATCGACCTGGAGATCCTGGTCGAGGGGGATCCCCGGCTCTTCAATCCCTACGGCGTGATCACGATCAATCCGGACAAGGGCCCGCATATTCAGAATGAACTGGCGAATCAGTTCGTCGATTGGTTGATCTCAGTGCCTACCCAGGAGACGATCAGCCAGTTCGGTATGGAGGCCTTTGGCCAGCCCCTGTTCACGCCCGACTCGGAGCAGTGGAATGAGACTGAAGGGGCAAGCTAGCCAATTCTGATGGACAAGACGCCGCTCTACCAGCAGATTGCGGAGTCCCTGCGCGAGGAGATCCTGCGCGGAAGACTGAAACCTGGTGACCGGGTGCCTGCCATTCGGGAGATGGCGACGCGCTGGCATTGTACGCCTGGCACCGTGCAAAAGGCCTATGCGGAACTGGTTCGGCAGGGGATGTTGGCCAGCCGCGCGGGGCAGGGTACCCGTGTCACCGGCATGGCTCCGGCAGGCAGCCAAGATGGTGCAACACTGCGCAGGGCCCGCCTGAGTCATCGCGTCGATGGTTATCTGCTGGAGCTGATGAGCGCCGGTTATTCACCGGCCGAGGTGGAGCAGGCTCTATTTGCTGCCCTGGACCGCTGGCGCCCGGCGGCGAAGGTGGTTTCGTCGACTCCGCCAGAAATACTGCGCTTTTCGGGTAGTCATGACCCTGCTGTATCGTTGGTTGCCGGCCGTTTTGACGAGATATCTCCAGGTTATTCACTGACTGTAGATTTCGTCGGCAGCCTGGGGGGGTTGATCGCCCTTGCCCGCGGGGATGCGGATATGGCCGGGTGCCATCTATGGGACGAGCCAAGTGATAGCTACAACATTCCGTTTGTCCGCCATCTGCTGCCTGCACAAGAGGTCATCCTGCTTACCGTTGCCCAGAGAAGGCTGGGGTTAATTGTGGCCACGGGGAATCCGCTAAGCGTTGCCGGGTTGCAGGACCTGGCCGGCCGCGGTCTTCA
This window encodes:
- a CDS encoding substrate-binding domain-containing protein is translated as MFARFRLVAVLLLMGLLTGCYPPAVVAPGDSVQPETGGRLILATTTSTQDSGLLDVILPDFRQQYGVEVDVIAVGTGQALKQGEDGNADVLLVHARAREDAFMDAGHGARREDVMYNDFVIVGPAEDPAGIAGLQDAPEAFRRLAASASPFVSRGDDSGTHTREKALWAAAGIEPAGDWYLSAGQGMGAVLTMADELQANTLSDRATYLARTESGIDLEILVEGDPRLFNPYGVITINPDKGPHIQNELANQFVDWLISVPTQETISQFGMEAFGQPLFTPDSEQWNETEGAS
- a CDS encoding substrate-binding domain-containing protein encodes the protein MDKTPLYQQIAESLREEILRGRLKPGDRVPAIREMATRWHCTPGTVQKAYAELVRQGMLASRAGQGTRVTGMAPAGSQDGATLRRARLSHRVDGYLLELMSAGYSPAEVEQALFAALDRWRPAAKVVSSTPPEILRFSGSHDPAVSLVAGRFDEISPGYSLTVDFVGSLGGLIALARGDADMAGCHLWDEPSDSYNIPFVRHLLPAQEVILLTVAQRRLGLIVATGNPLSVAGLQDLAGRGLQVVNRQQGAGTRVWFDARLRQLEIDCGAVIGYGNEALTHSEVANTIAGGEADVGLGIETAALAYGLGFVPLARERYELAISPLVWSATPVQELAKWLASDEAHDAILSLGGYDVSQTGIVRRVPPDDRGLPTADC